Proteins found in one Brevibacillus brevis genomic segment:
- a CDS encoding NlpC/P60 family protein codes for MKKTSRLLTFLALFTLLPTAAHASSSAYVVSAGDTLSKIAREHQVSVEQLIQWNQLNDDRLSIGQTLSIHGENTSGSIATDTPSDVAVNQNDNATTESKELTAGEKARVTGDVLNVRKKPSTDAKVLGKLRFGSIVEVVETGSEWTKIEFEDREAYVSTEFLSPNLTSTVSLPAEVNAEDLGRLKEIFEPLLNTPYVLGGTTPNGFDCSGFTSYVFEQLGVTLPRTSEDQFRGGQEVSLDQAQPGDLLFYDSLGKGRVSHVAIYLGNGAIVHANGEDVRYGKVEYMHKLYPFYGVKRYANFQ; via the coding sequence ATGAAAAAGACTTCGAGGCTACTCACCTTCCTCGCCCTCTTCACTCTGCTGCCTACTGCTGCCCATGCTTCCTCATCGGCATATGTGGTATCAGCAGGTGATACGCTGAGCAAAATCGCTCGCGAGCATCAAGTATCAGTGGAACAACTCATTCAATGGAACCAACTGAATGATGATAGATTGTCAATTGGACAAACATTGTCTATTCATGGTGAAAACACTTCTGGCTCCATTGCGACTGACACTCCTTCCGATGTAGCTGTCAATCAGAATGATAACGCTACCACTGAGTCTAAAGAACTAACAGCTGGTGAAAAAGCCCGCGTCACTGGTGACGTGCTGAATGTTCGTAAAAAGCCTTCGACTGACGCAAAAGTATTAGGCAAGCTACGATTCGGTTCTATTGTAGAAGTCGTAGAGACGGGTAGTGAATGGACGAAAATCGAATTCGAAGATCGTGAAGCATACGTTTCTACAGAGTTCCTAAGTCCAAACCTCACTTCTACCGTTTCGCTGCCTGCCGAGGTAAATGCAGAAGATCTGGGTCGTTTGAAGGAAATTTTTGAACCATTGCTTAATACACCATACGTCTTAGGCGGAACTACTCCGAATGGCTTTGATTGTAGTGGCTTTACTTCATACGTTTTTGAGCAGCTTGGGGTTACACTTCCGCGCACTTCTGAAGATCAATTCCGTGGTGGTCAAGAAGTATCATTGGATCAAGCACAGCCTGGTGACCTCTTGTTCTACGATTCGCTTGGCAAAGGACGCGTGTCTCACGTAGCGATCTATCTGGGTAATGGGGCAATCGTGCATGCGAATGGCGAAGATGTTCGTTATGGCAAAGTCGAATACATGCATAAGCTCTACCCGTTTTACGGCGTGAAGCGTTACGCTAATTTCCAGTAA